The DNA window TCTCTTACTCTATTCTGGAAGGTGATATACATGGGATGTCCGTGTCCACCTACGTCTCCATAAACTCAGACAACGGGAATATTTACGCATTGCGTTCTTTTGACCATGAGCAGCTAAGAAACTTTCAGATTTTAGTCCAAGCACAAGATGCCGGGTTTCCACCCCTGAGAACCAATGTTACCGTAAATGTCTTTATTTTAGACCAAAATGACAATGCACCAGTCATAGTAGCACCTCTACCCCAAAACGGCACCGCGGCGACTGAAGTGGTGCCCAGGTCAGTTGATGCTGGCTATCTTGTGGCAAAAATCACTGCGATGGACGCAGACGCAGGTCAAAACTCGCGTCTGTTCTATCAGGTGCTTCAGGCAAACGACCCGAGCCTGTTTAGCGTCGCTCTGTACACGGGCGAAATCAGGACAATTCGCCGATTTGTGGAAAAAGACCCCATAAGGCAAATGCTGGTCATTCTGGTCAAGGACAACGGTCAGCCACCCCTTTCGGCCACAGTTTCCATCATCCTGTCAGTTGTTGACAACGTGCCAGAATCGCTGCCTGATTTCGGCGACCTCACACTGAGCCCCCAGTACCGCTCGAACCTCACGCTGTACTTAATAGTGTCTCTGGGCGTTATCTCGTTCACGTTTCTGGTGGCTATAATCGTCCTGGCGGCGATAAAGGGATACAGGGACAGACATTCCATTCGGAGGTATAACGTCTCTCTGAGTGCATGCTGCGGGTTCCGATCAGAGGAATCCACCACTGATGTGTTCAAGAAGTCCAACTTGAACGTGCAGATAACCACAGGCACCAAAGGATCCACGAACTGCGTTGAGGCAAATGGCAACGGTCCCCTTTCTCAGTCATACTGCTACAAGATGTGTCTGACCCCGGAATCATCCAAGAGCGATTTCATGTTCCTAAAGTCATGCAGTCCGATGAATGCGACTCCACAGAAGAATAATGCCAAGGGCGCAGACTACCCCAAATCGGGTTGGAGCGCACAGGACTCCCGCAGTCTGATAGTGAACAACGGAGCAACTATTCCGAACGAGGTAAATGGCCTAGGCCTGTACTGTTCCAAATATAATCACATCAGACCTCCAAGAAATTATAATTTATCAGTTTATTTGTATAATTTTGATGATTGTCACTCATGCTTGTTCAACAACTAAGAAATATTGCAAATGATAAGTATGTCAATGAACGGAAAGTAATTACGCACAAGTCAGGAAAGCTAACATATGACTTCCAAAGTCATACTATTAAAATGGTGCATGAAGACTATATGTATGGAAGTGGACTGAGACACACTTATACTATTAGGAGCGAGTGAGCTAAGGTCATGGGCAAACGTCACTGGTTGAATAATCCTTAAGACGGTCCGTGGTTAGTCTATCCACCATGGTTTATATgtaatatagtgtaatatataaTGTAACATAAATCAATTGTAGCCCAGGTGATACCGTAAAAGTGTAAAGGCTTATAGAAATGGAGAAGTCATGTGATGTATTACGTGCTATAAGCAAAACATCTTATTGTATTGTTATTATGATTGCCTCAGCAATCCAACAATTTCCATTTGTCTGTTCAAGGATAAACTGACGCTGCAAGGCCTTGAACGTGAATAGAACAAGACGTCCATAGTGTGATGGgactcatacagtacacacagtaataTATCAAAGAATGAATGTATCCAAATAAAACTGTTTAAAAGTcatgaaataaatcaataaaacacGCAGAACGCATATACATATGTACGATCACTCTGATGACTGGGGATGGTGGCTCACTTGCTACTTCAAATAATCTGCTTCTCCCTAGGGATACTCCGTCGTGCCACAGGGGTGCAATAGTTGCATGCCTGGGTGCGTTAACGGACTGTAGTAGGCCTACTGTAGAACATTAGTGCAAGACGTGATACAACTGTACTGCTCATTTTCCCATTCATTGGTTCATTTATCAATTCCTTATTGATTTATTTCAAGTGGCAATTGAAACTATCCACAGCATGGTACATCATTTAATATTTCTCACAGACTCATATTTATTTGTGGCAATTAAATGTAATTGATGTGGGCTATCCTATCAGCTGTATTACTAACCTATCTACGTCCTCAATTGTGCAGCTCAAGCAAGCGAACATGGACTGGACATTGACGAAAAATCGACGAAATTCAGCACACAAAAGGTCAACAAAAATGCTGGTGGAAAAAAAAAAcaagcgaacacacacacatttcacatttacattttagtcaattAGAGACGctcagttagtgcattcatcttaagatagctaggtgggacaaccacatatcacaggcatagaaagtaATGTTTTATTCTATAACGTAGCTGTCAGtagagtgtggtggtggtgggggggggggggattatttaagatacagtttgaagaggtagggtttcagatgtgttcggaagatgggcagggactctgtagtcctagcttcagggggaagctggttccaccattggagtgccaggacagagacgagcttggactgggctgagcgggagctgcactccggtaggggtgggagggccaagagaccagatgTGGCAGAACAGAATGCtcgggtgtagggtttgagcatagcgtgaaggtagggaggggcatgaacgcgcacacacacacacaacaaggaGTCATTCTAGttccttattttttattttctttctacAGCTTTAGATCCATGGAGAGGACCTTCCCACGTAGACCCAGGCCGGACCCTGATGGCTTCTCCTGCCCGGTGGCACCGCAGTACTATACCTGGGGTAGTCATATGCGTGGTACGTGGACCAGGAACCTAGAGTGTCAGAAAATATTCTATACCAATACTAAAAGACAACAAAATACAGACCGGTAGTCTAGAGAAATAATTATAAAACTGACGCCATGACATTATTTCACACTTGATAAAATGTTGCTATTGCAGAAATCACACTAACTAACGAACACTTTATTGTGTGATTTGTTTTGTTAGCAGAATACAAGATGTCCTCCCAGGTCGAAGGGATTGGAGGGGTTGGAAGTGTAGGAAGGGTTCCAAACCGTTCGTGGACTCCGAGCTACACCCAGCCTCCATCTGCACAGCCACCACCTGACTACCAGCACAACGTCTACATCCCTGGCACACCGTCTGGGTACTGCACTCTGAAGCCTGCACCCAGGGGGGAACTGGATGTCTACAACTCATTCTCTACGTTTGGAAAGAATAAGAGGTTCATCTCTAGCTATGACCCGAGCTTTGACCAGAGAGGGGACAACCTGATAAACAAGGACTTTTTTAAATGAATATATTAGAAGACACTGTGCATACAATTTAATACACACTTCCGTGGATGTTCATTAACTATTAATATAATCAACCCATATAGTATAAACCTCTGTGCACAAGGAACATTTAAATAGTTTAGTATATTTGAATCCATGCTTCGAACACATAACTTAATACTTTACAGCATATTATTTTCTCTCAATACAGCAGTGTCATAATTCTCTCTTTTAATTTGTATCATGTACAGTCCTAGTTGATAATGATGATGAGATTGTGCAGATATAAGGGCAATTATAGTCACTTGTGGGGATAATGAGGAAAATGATCTGAGGATATCTGTTCCCAGCAGTTATGGCAAATTCGCCAAATGCCTTGATTGTGCACGGCATTCTGTTAGGCAGTGATTTACAAGCATGTATATCATATTGTTGTACTTTATACCTTCATGTTTGACCCGTTTGGCTTCTTAAACACGTTTATATGTATAAAATCGGATTTTACTGCTGATTTATTTTAATCAATGTGAGTTAGGACGGGTGGACTGGAGGACACGCAGAGCCTTACGTTTGGCTACGGGACATACAATGTAGTTGTGGACATATAAAAACAATCTAGATTCAAGAATGTAGAATATATTTCTGTGGTTGGAGCCATGCCTGTGGAAGGTGGTGCTGAATTGACGTAGACAATCGCTGCGACGTTGACGTCACATTATGATTATTGCGTCAAAAGTTGAATTCTTATCTATCTGTTGCTCTGAGATTTAGAGCCATATCGCTATCGCTCTGTTGTTGCTTTTGCAGTGCGACTTCTACAGTCAGATCGAGGCcatctcaagttctgtttttgaGGTGCTGCTGATTATGACAACTTGCAGGGGAGTTTTATCACAGGTATGTATAGCATAATTAAATTTCTGTCTTGCACGTTTTACAGACCATTTAGTGGGGCCCGTATATGAGCCTTGCTCCGTCAACATGAAATCAAAGAAGCAGATTAAGAGAAATGGCAATATGTGAGGAAGActattatttttatatttatttttatattttggcGTTTCGAATCCACACGTAGATCAAGTGTGCTTTGATATTGGACACTGTGCCGCTGTTCCCTAAGAATATACTGCACCACCACACAGTCAGGGGATGTGGCTTGACATCGACACTAGCTAGGTTGACATCCATAAAGCGACAGAtattcatgcgaatattctataATTCGCATAAAGAAAATATACGCTTTTTTTCAACCAGTGGTGTTTCCAGCAAATGTATTTGTTGCAGAAAAAAATATGTGCATGATGATGTAGTCTACACAAAATGTACGTTTTCTTTGCAATTttgatgtaggcctacagtatagaaatctaaagttcaatgtgtttccatagcattttcaactctacagaTAGTTTTGTCACATGCTCTAGCCAaaagctcgcagatacagtgcgaGTAGGCTGTGCgagtaggctagtctacatgatgcgATCAGTATGGATAAGAGCGATAATATAATtgatttgtcaaacggcagtcaagcatctaTCATCaagtcaccagaataagaccatcGCTATTTATTAGAAAGTAGCATCAatatcaccgtgcactttcaccaccatgTGAAGTTgatcatcatttatttcatctgtagtctactgcatgCTTTCCctagtcgtagtgggaggaccagaCAACATGTATCACGAAACATCGATataatggttattatatcaacatAACCAACCATTTATCGCCTAATTCATTTAacagacacaaaaagattccACCATGTCGAACAAACTAATTATCTATTTGCATTTATACATTAGCaccgaaacttcctgtttccatcacagatgtgatttttgttgttgttgatatggtatgactttactcacataaaagTTTGGATGGAAACATGTTTATTTATAAGCCCATTTCTGCAATTCTGGCTCTGCTCATTCAAGCAATCTTGTTTGGAGATCCAGATACTGTGTGGCGCAGTTCATGTGGCTGGGTGCTGAATTTAGGTTGGCTCGGAATTTACGCAGACTATCCTTGTGACGTTAAAATCACATTACGATTACTATTATTCTATTTATCTTTTGCACTGGTTTTATTTCACGAGATCAGTGTTGCTCAGAGATGCCCTGACGCTGTTATCGTGCTTGTCGCTGTCGCAGGAGGACGATAAAGTAAGGGAGAGGCCAAGTTATAGCTTTGAGGTGCTGATTATCACAACTTGCCGGAAGCTTTTTAACAAGTAGGAGCGTGTAGAGGGCTTTCGAAAGATTACTTTTCGTCTGCAAACATGCATTAATGTTACATTCAAAACATTTCCACATAGCTCACACAATGTCGCTGTTCCTTTACGACTACTCAGCAGACGTCATCACGATTGGGAGGGCAACGCACCGCATTTGTACCGCGTGGAGGCTTGGTATGAATTCCCCGGTGCAGAAGAGAAGACTACCGATTGTTTCTCACATAAACAATAGCTTTTAGATGTAAATATATTCGGGTTCAACGCATTGCTACAAGTACTGTCATATTTTACCATATTTGGTTTGCAATAATGGCTTTATCCATTGCAACTGTCTGGACAAGGTGCGTCACGGTTCTCTTTGTATTCAGCGGGATGTGGGGAATTGCTTTGCCCATTACTCGCTACTCTATTCCCGAGGAAATGCAAGAGGGTTCCGTTGTTGCAAACCTGGCTACAGATTTGGGAATTGACGTTCGCGCTCTGGTAACACGCAAGGCAAAGCTTGACATCATccacacaaaaaaatatttggACATTAACAAAGAAACGGGAGAGCTGTTCATACTTGAAAAGATAGACAGGGAATACATATGCTCGAGCAAGACAACGTCTTGTTTTCTTAAAACGGATGTCATACTTGAAAATCCAATTCGTATTTTTTACATTGAGCTTGAAATCATGGACATAAATGACAACACACCTGTCTTTCGAAGGGAGACAATGCAATTGGATATTTCAGAATCTACCGCTCCGGGAGAGAGATTCTCTTTGACAAATGCTGTGGATGCAGATGTCGGTGCGAATTCTATTAAGACTTACTATTTGAGCGAAAGCAAGTATTTTACAATTGAAATACAGACCGGAAGCGATGGCTCTAAATATGTAGATTTGGTTATCAACAGTAATTTAGACCGAGAGGAACAGGCGGTTCATAATTTAATATTAACCGCTGCAGATGGCGGGGTTCCAGCGCGCTCATCTACGGCCAGTATCTTCCTTAGGGTTCTGGATATCAATGACAATGCCCCCTTTTTTAACCAGCCGATATATGCTATTAATGTAACTGAAAACTCCCCAATTGGAACTCTAGTAATGAAGTTGAACGCAACAGACTTGGACGAGGGCACGAACGCAGAGATTACATATTCATACACGTTATATACATCCGAGAAGACACAAGAAAAGTTCTATCTAAATTCAAATACAGGGGAAATAAAGGTGAAGGATGTGATTGATTTTGAGGAGAGTCACAGTTTCGATATATATATTCAAGCAAGAGACCAAGGATCGAATTCGTTATCTGGAGATTGTAAAGTAATGGCGTTTATTACCGATCTGAATGACAACTATCCTGAGGTCACCATTACATCTTTTAAAAGCACGGTCAATGAAAATGTTGCCATTGGAACATTGATAGCAGTAATCAGTATAAGCGATAGGGACTCTGGGGACAACGGTGAAGTTGAACTCACTTTGAACCAACAAGCAACCCTACCCTTCGTTCTCGATAAGTCTTCGGATGATTACTTTGCTCTGCTTATTTCAGAACCACTGGACCGTGAGACAATTCCAAGATATGACATCACTTTCATAGTCACAGACAAAGGAACACCTCGCTTATTTGACAATGAGACAATCACATTGGAGATACTGGACGTCAATGATAACGCACCAGTATTCCCCCAGTCGTTCTACACAATCCATGTTGTGGAGAACAACATCCCCGGCGCACTGTTGACGTCACTCAGTGCTTTTGACCCCGACCTCCACGAGAACCAGTATCTGGTCTATTTTATCATGGAGAAGGAGATCATCAACACGTCTATGTCCATGCTGTTCTCCATTAATCCAGAGAATGGCAACCTTTATGCTCTAAAGACCTTTGACTTTGAAAGGGAGAGGGAGTTTCTTTTCCACATAGAggccagagactctgggttaccTCCACTCAGCAGCAATGTGACAGTTCACGTCATCATTCTGGACCAGAATGACAACACCCCGCTCATAGTGTCGCCTTGGCGAGCACAGGGCTCGGTAATTGAAGAGGTGATCCCGAGGTCCGTTGATAAAGGATTCCTGATTGTCAAAGTAATCGCTATTGACACAGACTCATTACAGAACTCACGGGTCACATATCAGCTTCTACAGACCAGTGACTCTACTCTGTTCAGCCTAGATCAGTACAACGGGGAGATCCGGACCACAAGAATGTTCAGCTACAGGGACCCCCGTCATCAGAGGCTGGTTGTTGTCGCCAAAGACAATGGAGACCCTGCTCTTTCGGCCACAATTACCATCAAGATATCAACAGTAGAACACAAGGTGACGCCATTCTCAGAAACTACTGAGGTGCCATTAGAATTTGACTTGTTCACAGACTTAAATCTGTATTTGGTCATCGGTTTGGGTTCAGTGTCGTTCCTGCTGTTGATCACCATATTGGTGATCATTGTGCTGAAGTGTCAGAAACCGAAGCCCATGAAGATGCCTCCTGCTATAAATATGaatctgaacagtctgaacaggaACAGTGTGATCAGCAGAAACAGTATCATCAGCCAGAGGAGCTCCACCATCGCTGATTCCACCCTCATCTCCAGTGATGCCTACTGGTACAGCCTGTTTCTAGCAGAGACCAGGAAAGGCAATGTGGTTGTCAGACAGCCTATAGTACCCAAGGGAGCAGGCTACTTTGTGTCCAGTATACCCAGAAGCACAAGTCCTACAGAGACCAGCGACTCAAGAGCATCCACACTACAGGTATGTGCTCCTCTGAGAAGGAGGCCTGGAGCAGTTTTCCTCTTGTATTTCTTCATATAAAATGCGCACTCCTCCTTCCTTCATGTAATCACAAATCAGACAAGGGTGGATTAATGAAAGCAGTAGTCTTGCTTTCATTGAGCCTATAATGCATTCACTGATTACATGAATGAAGGATGCATTCAAAAAATATTCAGACAGGACCTCGTTTTGCAAAGAACATTATTTCCCAATTTGAAAAAATATTCTAGACCAGAGCTACCTCTACATGTTTCTATGTTCTGGCACTGCGCACCCTGCAGACTGAGTGACTGTTTGACCCACTTCACAATGTCATATTCATTCCTCTTAGAGGAGGAGCCTACAGACCCTGTGTCGCCTCAGTGCAGCTCTCAGCCTTCTACTAACACACTCCAGTTAATGAACAGAGACTGTGGTAGTGTGCTATTTAGAACTACATCTCTGACCAGGGTTTACCAATTAGAGGATGCTTGAGGTTGGTCAATTTATTTCTAAGGATCTATTGGATGTCTGCAGGTTTTATCGTTATGCTCTGCTCTAGTCCTGTGGTGTTTGAACACAGGCAGTCTATTGCTGTGTGTTTTGTAGACATTAACAGAAATACTTATTTGCTTTTAATT is part of the Oncorhynchus clarkii lewisi isolate Uvic-CL-2024 chromosome 10, UVic_Ocla_1.0, whole genome shotgun sequence genome and encodes:
- the LOC139418480 gene encoding protocadherin-10-like isoform X1 — encoded protein: MDLRGAKRRLGGIWQVTCLALVVCVLDLVWAQIRYSIPEELEHGAFVGNIAEDLGLDVERLSARRFRIVSGAKKQYLEVNLENGILFVNEIIDREELCEQSLSCSFHLQVVIENPLELYRVEVEILDVNDNSPSFPWSEFNLDISESAVPGSRFPLESAQDLDVGSNSLRSYLLSVNEHFVLDIQTRSDGSKFAELVLESPLDREQQNTHQVVLTAVDGGSPERSGTAQINITVLDANDNAPVFDQSFYRVRLVENAPKGTVVIKLNASDLDEGPNADITYSFSGHAPIKVRELFSVDSRTGEIRVKGVVDYEKARMHEIYVQAKDKGPSAVAVHCKVLVNILDVNDNLPEVILTSVSTPVQEDAPPGTVIAVISVMDKDSGENGNVDCEIPHHVPFQLHSSFKNYYTLVTCDFLDRETVPEYNITLTARDMGAPPLFTRKTILVQVSDMNDNTPRFKQPSYTVYLTENNAPGASICSVTALDPDSDQNAYLSYSILEGDIHGMSVSTYVSINSDNGNIYALRSFDHEQLRNFQILVQAQDAGFPPLRTNVTVNVFILDQNDNAPVIVAPLPQNGTAATEVVPRSVDAGYLVAKITAMDADAGQNSRLFYQVLQANDPSLFSVALYTGEIRTIRRFVEKDPIRQMLVILVKDNGQPPLSATVSIILSVVDNVPESLPDFGDLTLSPQYRSNLTLYLIVSLGVISFTFLVAIIVLAAIKGYRDRHSIRRYNVSLSACCGFRSEESTTDVFKKSNLNVQITTGTKGSTNCVEANGNGPLSQSYCYKMCLTPESSKSDFMFLKSCSPMNATPQKNNAKGADYPKSGWSAQDSRSLIVNNGATIPNELKQANMDWTLTKNRRNSAHKSFRSMERTFPRRPRPDPDGFSCPVAPQYYTWGSHMRAEYKMSSQVEGIGGVGSVGRVPNRSWTPSYTQPPSAQPPPDYQHNVYIPGTPSGYCTLKPAPRGELDVYNSFSTFGKNKRFISSYDPSFDQRGDNLINKDFFK
- the LOC139418483 gene encoding protocadherin alpha-C2-like, which produces MALSIATVWTRCVTVLFVFSGMWGIALPITRYSIPEEMQEGSVVANLATDLGIDVRALVTRKAKLDIIHTKKYLDINKETGELFILEKIDREYICSSKTTSCFLKTDVILENPIRIFYIELEIMDINDNTPVFRRETMQLDISESTAPGERFSLTNAVDADVGANSIKTYYLSESKYFTIEIQTGSDGSKYVDLVINSNLDREEQAVHNLILTAADGGVPARSSTASIFLRVLDINDNAPFFNQPIYAINVTENSPIGTLVMKLNATDLDEGTNAEITYSYTLYTSEKTQEKFYLNSNTGEIKVKDVIDFEESHSFDIYIQARDQGSNSLSGDCKVMAFITDLNDNYPEVTITSFKSTVNENVAIGTLIAVISISDRDSGDNGEVELTLNQQATLPFVLDKSSDDYFALLISEPLDRETIPRYDITFIVTDKGTPRLFDNETITLEILDVNDNAPVFPQSFYTIHVVENNIPGALLTSLSAFDPDLHENQYLVYFIMEKEIINTSMSMLFSINPENGNLYALKTFDFEREREFLFHIEARDSGLPPLSSNVTVHVIILDQNDNTPLIVSPWRAQGSVIEEVIPRSVDKGFLIVKVIAIDTDSLQNSRVTYQLLQTSDSTLFSLDQYNGEIRTTRMFSYRDPRHQRLVVVAKDNGDPALSATITIKISTVEHKVTPFSETTEVPLEFDLFTDLNLYLVIGLGSVSFLLLITILVIIVLKCQKPKPMKMPPAINMNLNSLNRNSVISRNSIISQRSSTIADSTLISSDAYWYSLFLAETRKGNVVVRQPIVPKGAGYFVSSIPRSTSPTETSDSRASTLQVCAPLRRRPGAVFLLYFFI
- the LOC139418480 gene encoding protocadherin-10-like isoform X2, whose protein sequence is MDLRGAKRRLGGIWQVTCLALVVCVLDLVWAQIRYSIPEELEHGAFVGNIAEDLGLDVERLSARRFRIVSGAKKQYLEVNLENGILFVNEIIDREELCEQSLSCSFHLQVVIENPLELYRVEVEILDVNDNSPSFPWSEFNLDISESAVPGSRFPLESAQDLDVGSNSLRSYLLSVNEHFVLDIQTRSDGSKFAELVLESPLDREQQNTHQVVLTAVDGGSPERSGTAQINITVLDANDNAPVFDQSFYRVRLVENAPKGTVVIKLNASDLDEGPNADITYSFSGHAPIKVRELFSVDSRTGEIRVKGVVDYEKARMHEIYVQAKDKGPSAVAVHCKVLVNILDVNDNLPEVILTSVSTPVQEDAPPGTVIAVISVMDKDSGENGNVDCEIPHHVPFQLHSSFKNYYTLVTCDFLDRETVPEYNITLTARDMGAPPLFTRKTILVQVSDMNDNTPRFKQPSYTVYLTENNAPGASICSVTALDPDSDQNAYLSYSILEGDIHGMSVSTYVSINSDNGNIYALRSFDHEQLRNFQILVQAQDAGFPPLRTNVTVNVFILDQNDNAPVIVAPLPQNGTAATEVVPRSVDAGYLVAKITAMDADAGQNSRLFYQVLQANDPSLFSVALYTGEIRTIRRFVEKDPIRQMLVILVKDNGQPPLSATVSIILSVVDNVPESLPDFGDLTLSPQYRSNLTLYLIVSLGVISFTFLVAIIVLAAIKGYRDRHSIRRYNVSLSACCGFRSEESTTDVFKKSNLNVQITTGTKGSTNCVEANGNGPLSQSYCYKMCLTPESSKSDFMFLKSCSPMNATPQKNNAKGADYPKSGWSAQDSRSLIVNNGATIPNELKQANMDWTLTKNRRNSAHKSFRSMERTFPRRPRPDPDGFSCPVAPQYYTWGSHMREYKMSSQVEGIGGVGSVGRVPNRSWTPSYTQPPSAQPPPDYQHNVYIPGTPSGYCTLKPAPRGELDVYNSFSTFGKNKRFISSYDPSFDQRGDNLINKDFFK